GGAATCAGTGAACATGTTTTCCTTGCTGGTCTGCTCAGAGGTGGTTGTTAGCTGAGTCAGTCTTTACTAAACCTGCATTTTAGTAAAATCTATGAGcagatgtttttttctgtaattctgaTTTGCCTTGTCTGCCTGTCTCAAGTGCCTAAATGGCATTTGTCAAAGTAtgtgagttttgtttttctcataaCACTCTTATGCTAAAGTACCTAAAGAAATAGGATTATTACTAATTTTAGGCACAGAGAGTTTTGAAACCATCAGTTTGGGCACAGAGAGTTGCATTCCACCCTACAGTTAAAGAatccattaaaaataacagtaaaaatttcttcttgGTGTAACGGGGTACATGATTGTTCCATTTGGAAAAAATCTAGATTTTTTTAGTATCAGAAAATCTTAGAAGAATTTTTAATAAGTAACTTTATTAGATTATTCATTATATTTATCTTCTATATGTAAgtgtagttttctttttacttccaCTTAGGACCTGCTGTATTGTATCTTATGTCAATTTTTACTTCTTAAGAGTCAGTGCATGTATGCAAAAGGGTGGAAATTGCACCCTTATATCCCAAATGTTGGAATTATGGTACTACTTGAAATACCTTTACTACTGGggtttaaatatttgtattgtAGTACTATTGATCTAATTTTGTAAGCACATCAGAAGAGTCTTATTTAAAGACAGCTGATCTTTTTTATCATAAATTCCTTAAAACCatctttgcttaaaaaaattgtcCTACAGAACAGCTTTTTAAAGGCTGTTGTCCTGGTAAAACCTGTAATCAGAATACCTGCTCCTCTTTGTCTCCAACAGCTTCTATATACAGGTGATTTCTCAAGGCAGGAAGACAGACATCTGATGGCAGCTGAGATTCCCAATATTAAACCTGATATTCTTATAATTGTAAgttttacaaaattatttctttatattaGTAGTTAAATATGTATAGAGATATGACTTAATTAAAGCTAAAATGGAATGACAAAGACAGTGGAGATTTAATGGTAGTATGTGACTTGTGTTAAATATCCAAACACTTGGGTGTTCGGAGCACTCTGACATTGCTTTTCACTGTATTAAAAAGcctaattttcattttctaattcTTCTGATGAAGTTCCTTAAGCCTCTAGACAAACCTTTTCTAAATGGGAGATTTATTAGGTTTTGTCTTGCATGGTACAAAGCCCAGTTTAGCCAGGTATCTTTCTTTAGTAGATCCTAACCTCCTTCCAACTATGTTAAGAATTGGTCCTGGATGGAGATGCCCCCTatacttttgttttattttgttttctgtgtgaaatGATTTTATTCTGAATCCATGTTTGGAAAGTCAGCAGCTCAGGGGAATCTTTAAAAGTAACAGTTTTAACTGGAACAAACATTGGGATCTTTCAGAGTAAGACTTaaaattctttcatttattGTGTCCCTTCTAGCTGCTCTCTGTAActgataatttcattttaagtcaCATCAAAATTGTGTATTTTGTGTAATTCCTGTGTTTTAAGCTAGTGGTTAAACATGTACCACTGGTGAGCCATGTCAATCACTGGTGATCACCCCTCGATCCAAGCAGTGGCAACATTTCCACTTAGGAAAATAAGTATGTTAAATTTGAAACCTCTCAAGCATCAAAATTAATAACTTTAACTTCTTTGTGCCAACAGGATCTGCCTGTCTAAATTCCTTGGAGCGGTTTGGGAGAGGGGAAATTTTGGTTATTTACCTTGGTGGGAGTGGTTATGGGAATTTGGGAGTGTTTTTGACTTCGCCCTTCACCTcgcccctctccctcccctgcccagcaTGTTAACACCAGTatgtttttctgcattttcttgaCGGATTCAGAGAATTACTTTTTGTGTCAGTACTTTGAacattctgtttttctgtatgTAGGAGTCCACATATGGCACTCACATCCATGAGAAAAGGGAGGAGCGAGAGGCGCGATTCTGTAACACCGTTCACGACATTGTGAACAGAGGAGGCAGAGGTCTCATTCCTGTGTTTGCCCTGGGTCGAGCTCAAGAACTACTTCTAATTTTAGGTATGTGCCTTCTCAGCTCCTCTtcatgaaaagcaaataaagtTAAATGAGAATGTTTTCATGTGCAATCTTTCATATATATAATTCCTTCAACAACTCTTCAGCCGTTTTCCAGCATGTTAATTACCTGAGAAGGTATAATGCATGTCTGTTCAAATGCAAAACATCCAGTAAACCAACCAGCAGTTCTGCTTTGTGAGGTAGGATGGAGACCTAGAAATGAAAGGGTGATGGTGTGGTACTATGTAGTTGACTTTTGAATCTCATTGAACCAGGATTTCAGCAATCAGGGACTATTATTACAGATTGAAAAGTGATCAGTCACAATGACAGCTGATGTCAGCTGTTCTGTTTAAACTGTACTGGCAAAAAAAGGAGTGTGTTTTCTTCCAAAGTTCCACTATCTTTGCCCTTTAATTCACAAACCTATATGAAAAAGTCTTTATAGGAAAAGCTGGAAAGACCATAAGGGACACTTCTAACACTTCTGGAATCCTAATGATAATAGGAAAACAAATTAGGCTTTTGAGCAAAAATGGGTGAGAGTCATACATGAACGTAACAAGGTATTTCACTTAAAATGTACAGATAGTTGTTACAAGGTACTTCAgataaaacagttttaaaataaattatttccagGCTTCTTTGCTTCCTTTTAGCACATTTATTTGTACTATGCCACATTATTTTTTCACTAGTCTTTTTGGTCATGCAAATGCTGGCAAGATAAAGCATAACTACCTCAAACTTAAAATACTTACATTTAGGGGTGTTGAATCTAAAGAGTTACctaaaaatacttgaaagtCTTTTCACTTTCCATTTCAGTTTAGCTTAATATTAGAAACtagtttgttttcaaaatgtgttACTAGTTTTTAGAATGTTAACAAGAAATTTGGATCTAGGCATGGAGTAGTATTTGATGCTGTAGGATTATTTAGTACTTCTCACTGattgagggatttttttattttattttacagagaaCATAAAACCTGAACATTTTCAATCCTAgccattacattttcagtgtaGCCATTATGCTGTAATTTGTTGGCCTCTCTTTGCTGTATGCAGATATCAAAATGAGTTTCTAAAGATTAAGCTTGAAAATGCATCTAGTAAAGCTAGATATGCAATTGGATGCTTAATTAGCTAGAAAATGCAATTGCATCTCACATGCCTACACAGTTGAGCCTGCAGGCTTctctatttgtttttcttctttccataaGTGTATCACATCCAATTGTGATGCTGTGGCAGTCTTTTAATGTCACTCAGAAGTCCTGCAATTGGTTATCTTTTACTGGCTGTTTCCACCTTACACCTGAGCTTATTAAGATATTCATGGCAGTGAGCCTCTCTGACAGGTTTTGAAAAGCTTTGCCTGCAAATCAAAAATGTTATGTAAAAGCCATATAATTGTAAATGTACAAGTACAGCCATCAGAGTGTACCTCTATTTTTGTGTGATTTGGCCTCAATTATGCAATGTAAATATCTTTTAGACTAGCAGAACTGTATCTAAATGGAAAAATAGGTAAGTTATGTTTGTATAGCTGCATTCAGATCTGTTCTTTGTGTTTAGGAAAGGTCATGTCTACTGTCATCAATGAAAAAACAAGTTGTGGTCAGTGGAGgctcttttcttgttttagtTCCAGTTAGGCttctaaaatataaatgttGGGGATATACAGGAAGACAGGCTTGATAATTGGGTGATTCCTTCTTACCTTGAACTCCATGGTTTTGTTTTACAGGACATTGATATTGTGAATTCTCACCAACATGTCTGTGTGCAGATGTCCCTGGCTCTTAGATGTGTAATTACATTTGACAGGGACATTTTAGCTTCATTTCAGTGGTGTGGTGAAACTTCCATTGtcataaatgtaatttattgCTCTGTAATATCATGTATACTTTATACCTTGTAGCCGAAATTGGTGGTTGGTTGGCTTTTGAGCTGCCAAAAATATCTGAAGTTCATTTTTGTCATGCATGTTTGCCTGTTTGTTTGAACTAGTTGTATACAGTTTTAGCTGGtgactgctttttcttctttagaagagcaggtgggaaaaaaaaagtctgtgattgtgattttctgtaataaaaatgaaaaaaaaaaacccactgctaAATCTGTTTTACAAGAATTATTAAAATAGAAGCACAGATTTTGGAGATAATACTGTGGATGGgattgtgtgggtttttttgtttggggatttttttgttgttgttctttttcattgtttttgggttttttagatGAATACTGGCAGAATCATCCTGAACTCCATGATATCCCTATCTACTATGCCTCCTCTTTGGCAAAGAAGTGTATGGCTGTTTATCAGACGTACGTCAATGCCATGAATGACAAAATCCGCAAGCAAATTAACATCAACAATCCATTTGTTTTCAAGCATATTAGTAATTTGAAGGTAAGCTTGAGATAAGGTTGTCttacagaagaagaagaagggtGACAGAAGAGTTCATATTTGCTGTATGGTTTGCATGTTTAATATCCTAATAGACTGATTAGGTACAGGTTGATATCTGAGTTATCAGCTATCCCAGGGTTTAGAGGGCTGGTTGAGAGGAGCTTATGCCCCAACATTTCTTTCACTATAGGTCTCTGTGCTTGCAGTTTACTCCTTATGGGCATCAGCAAGAGGAACTTTCCTGCAAAAGGGACTTTTTATGAGGATGGGGTATAATATGTGAACACAGGGCCCTTCTTGTATGTTGGGTGCAGCTGGGCCATCCTTCATTTGAGCTGTGGTAACTGATGTTCTCACTGTGTGTCCACTCAGAGTATGGATCACTTCGATGATATTGGCCCAAGTGTTGTGATGGCTTCCCCAGGTATGATGCAAAGTGGCTTATCCAGGGAGTTGTTTGAGAGCTGGTGCACAGACAAGAGAAATGGAGTCATTATTGCAGGGTACTGCGTTGAAGGAACGCTCGCCAAGGTGAGTTGCTAATGCACCACTTCTTAATAAGAGGCAGTTTTCATGTTATGTTTAAAAAGAACTGGTCAATAGCAAGTGTCTTTACTTGGATTTGCTGAGAAGATTGTTGTCAGGTACACATAATTACATAGTCAAAATTGATTGCTTTTGGCTACTATTAATGAAAAGTACAGAAAATCTGCATATGGTCATTTCCAGGTATGTTCTACAGAATAATCTTTTCTAGGAGCAGTTATCTTGTCATCAGAAAGAACAATTTCTCCATCTTTAGACCACCCCAACATTTGACTTTCTGAGAGGCAAGCCCTAATCCTAATTCTAGGAGTCAATATTAAATCACTAAGTCAATATTAAAACACTATTTGTGTGTCAGAGATCAGGCTCATGTTGTGGCACTATCTGGTTGTAGAGAATGAAATCCTTCCTTCCAAATTCCAGCAGCTAAGGGGAACCACAGCATCTAGTTTTGTCTTTAGAGATAGAAGTCACACACTTGTTATCATTTAGATGTAGAATTAGAGAGAGATGTATCTGGAAGAAGGATGAACTCTCAGATCTGCTGAGAATGCACAGGATGAAATGGCATGTATTGTGCATGCTTTTCTCGTTTCTCGTGaaatttgagattttttttttttcactttctcacATTTAACATGGCTGCCAGTATTATTTCATTGATTTTTGAAATGTTAAGCATTGGTTATATGGCGACTACAGgaggttttcatttttttatttaaagtgcTTTATTTTCCCCTAGCACATCATGTCTGAACCTGAAGAGATCACAACTATGTCAGGACAAAAGCTCCCACTGAAGATGTCTGTGGattacatttctttctctgctcaCACAGATTATCAACAAACTAGTGAATTTATCCGGGCCCTGAAGCCTCCACATGTGGTTAAGTATACATGCTGCCCATTTCTCCAGGGTGGGATTCACCAAACCAATTTACAGCCTTGAGTCAAGGCAGGGATTGGTGTGTAGCAGTAGCCAGCATTTCTGTGCTTTGGATAATAAAAGGTGGAgattttaaccatttttcctcCTGTTACCATACCAAAGTAAAAATGAACTTGTTCTTGAGTGTCTGCTTGTGAGATAGCTGGGGATGACTTTCCAGACAGTGCTATAGTCCATAATCTGTTTCAGCAGTGTTTTATGCAAGTAAGATACAGTATAGGACAATGTTAAGTTGGAGCTGCTGGTATTGGAATAGTTCAGTGGAATTTGCcccaaaataaataagaaaacattGATTGAAGGTATATAGCAGAAAGTGAAAGACAAAGGCAGCACTTGCAGGGAGCAAATCATGGGAAGCTGGAGGTGTGAAGGACCAGAATGTGGAAATGGGGACTGGGATCTGatctgcagctggaggagaaaCAGCATGCAAGcacagataagaaaaaaaagtgtgactTGTGAACTATGAAGCATCCTCTCTAAATTGCATGTTTATTAATATTATCTACACTCAGACACAAaaatgtaaagctaactaacTTTTATTGGTGAACCTTTGATAATATAACAATGTATGAAAACTTAAATGGGATCTCTGTAATGCACTCTGCTTGTTTGCTTGTATTCTTCAACTAATACTCAAGGTCATGAAATCTTAGCCTTTGAATAATGCAGAGAATTCAGAGACACACAGAACTGTAATTGAGCCAATGTTTCGTACACTGTGACCTCatgaaattgcatttttataaaGATGAGACAGAATATGGCAGTTTTCTTGGATAATTTCTTTACTAAACATGTCTGTTTGAACAAATAACTTCTGCtaaaaggaaaactgtttttGTGTAGATTTTAGTTCATGGTGAGCAGAATGAAATGGCCAGATTGAAAGCAGCATTGATACGGGAATATGAGGATAATGATGAAGTTCATATAGAAGTTCATAATCCTAGGAATACTGAAGCTGTGACATTAAActtcagaggagaaaaacttGCCAAGGTATGAAATCAATGTTTTCTTATCTGTACAATAGTATTTTCTTCTGAGATAAAAACTACATGTATTTTCTAAGCCTCTGTTTTTAATTGATGTCAAATTATGTATGTTTTCCAGGGACTCAAAGTATATGAATGTTTTGTTTAGTTGTATTTGGGGTTTGGTTTcgggggttttggttttggttggggtttttttttggttcttcaAACTTTTCTTGTGTTACATTGTGGAATGTTGGTAGGTTACTCTGACCTTCTCTTATTTTCAGAGTTAATTTTATACTCTGATTTTTCTGAGAAGACCATCTTTCATCTCCATAGTTACATTTAAGCTGTGAATACCTCAGACTGCCTTGTTGGACTGTATGTGTTTTTTCTGTCCAGGTAATGGGATCTTTAGCAGATAAGAAACCAGAGCAAGGACAGAGAATTTCTGGAATCCTagttaaaagaaattttaactATCACATCCTTTCTCCATGTGACCTCTCCAGTAAGTAAAGACAGTGATGTGATCAGTAGATAATTGAAACTTACTGTGTCCTTCTTTTGTCATTAAAACTCTTAAaattctgagggttttttttctgtaattttgtaTTTGATAAGCCATTAGTgaacattttgattttattttgttttagttttgcCTGAAGTTCTGAACTGTTGTAGTGAGTAGAAGGCATTCAACTCATTTTTCCTCAAGGttgaaatctttttttattttttccgtaatagaaaagaagcaaaattcCTCTGCAAGAATATGCATAAAACATGCCAGTGAGAACCAAAGAGCACCTCAATCAATAGTCCTGCCAGTTTCTAAAATGTCATTAGTTTTTAGTGTAAAAAGCTACAGaacagtgaaaatatttgtgtagtCCTCCTGTGCTGTTTATTACTCAAGAAATTGATCTATTCTCAGAATAGAAGAAGAATTAAATGTAAGGTCAGAAGAGCTCTGGGAGAAGCAGTTCTGCTGTCCTAGTTCATTGTTTGCCTCTAATGGGTAGGATAATATAACAAGCTCTTGCTGTTTTCCTAACCACAAATGTATTATTTATCTTATAGTAAATGCTCCAATTATCCTTTTCAACCATCTTGTCTTAAATATATCAATGCCATTATTTATCTATAgtggcaatttattttttttaggaagtAAATTCAAAGGGATGATTTTTAATACgtacttttaaaatttctttcagaTTATACAGACTTGGCCATGAGCACTGTAACACAGACACAAGCCATTCCATACACGGGCCCTTTTAATCTGCTTTATTACCAGCTACAAAAACTTACTGGTATGTGTTTGGAAAGACATGGTCATGATTTATAGTTGGCAACTTTTGAAACAACTTCCAGTCTTCAGAGGTCTTCTGGGCAGAAGTTTCTTTGCCAGTAACTGTTTCATATTTTACAACTTTCATTAGATCATACAGCTTCTGCCAGATCCGGTTCATAAGTATGACACATCTTTTTGGGGATCCTACTGTAATCATATTGCAAAACGATGAGCATATGGCAGGATAGAGCATAGGCTTGTTTTTGTCTCCTGTCAGCCCCCAAGTGAGTGCTCTGATGGAAACTttattaattgatttttttctctctagcCACAAAGAGAATGGGTAATGCCATccaattaataaaaacaaaagccattGAAACCTGCCACTAGGATGATCCCTCATGCCCCTGTCCAGCTTTCTTAAAAGTTAGGGGCAGCTCATGTCCTAGTCCATTAAAGGCACAGGCACTTTACAGGTTCCCTTCCCAGATTTAAAGCTTagaattctattttttttctctagtgtCAGAACCTAGTTCATGTCACTGGTGAAGAGAAAACCCATATTCAGTTGGTGTTCAGGTCTCATAACCCAAGTGCTCCCTGGCACACAAATGCTTTTGGTTTAAGCTCTATGCTTATGTGAGCAATGGGTTATCCTTTGGGGGGGTGGTAAGAAGAGCTGGTTAATTCTGCAAATGGAGGACTaaatttcttgtttgttttctttttcattggtGTGCTCACATCAGTGTACTAAGCTAGTCAAATGTGAGAATTCAAAACAAGTAAAATGGCCAATATTAGCTActcaaaaaccccaaacaatccagaacaaagaaaataatattgtCAGGTAAGGAAAGAAAGCATGTGCTTCCATTATgtgagctgctctgagcagttGTGGTAATAACAGACAACCCCTCTTATTCTTAAAATTACCTATTTAGTGTTAATTTTGATTTTAGTACAGTTTTGTTATTGCTAACATTTGCTGTCACTTCTTAGGTGATGTAGAAGAAATAGAAATCCAACAAAAACCAGCCCTGAAGGTTTTCAAAAGTATTACTGTGATCCAGGAACCAGGCATGGTAGTCCTTGAGGTGGGCATTtgtgaaggagaaagaagtATTTTGTTCTCCAGTTTCTGCAAAATAATACCACATAGATGCCATGCAGAATGAAATGTGTTAAGTAGTGTTCTGTTTGATGACAAGTTTTCTGTTTGATGACAGCTAGAATGAAGTCCCTTTGAGCTGTGGTCCTGTGTGGGTGTATGTCTTCTGGTTTAGCCACTGccagtttctttttttgccatAACTCACGAGTATAATGGCAGAGGCAGTgccctttttttatttggcaAATAGTAATTGGAAATAATGTCAAATGGTGTTCCTTCCTCCCCAGAATAGTTACGGTAATTAATAATTGTTTTGTAAATGTGCTCAGAAACATTCAACAGTTGGAATTTTTCATGGGAAGTTACTGGAATATACCAAGTTAAAAGTAATTAATAATTTGGTGTAAAATGTATGACAGTCATTTGAAGCTGGAATTCAGAGAAAGGCAAATAGGAGAATGCAATGAATGTTACATTGTCTTTATGCTGCATTATTCATTCagtccaaattattttttcccccttccagTGGGTGGCAAATCCTGCAAATGATATGTATGCAGACACCGTGACAACAGTGATATTGGAAGTTCAGTCAAATCCCAAAATACAGAAAGGTACTAAGTTTAGTGTATGCCTATTTCACTGaggcatttcttctttttttttttttttttgcatcaagCTTAGAGGGATATAATGCCTTGCAATAGACTGCAATCCCCTTATTGTACTTATCTCCTTATGAAACTTATTAGGGAGTAAGATTTGCTACTTAAAAACAGAATTACAACTTGGTCTTTATTATGACATGTTCATTTGTCGAAATTTTCTCTTACAGAACAACTGCTAGCTGACTGTGGAAAACATGACcttatttaaaataagttaATTCTTAATCACTTTAGACTTCTGTGTATAAGCAATCTatgatatttaaatatttaaattttcttgttTGAAAATAGTGAATGCCATTCATGAGTGGTATTTCTGTGTCTACTTTACATGAGAGTAAGGTAAACAATGCTGAAAAAAGTGAGACTAACTTCACAATTACACTTACACAGACCCTTTAATCAGTAATAATATTGGATAGTCCTTATTTAGGGTAAAAGCATTCCAAAGAGTTCTTGAGCTTGTGTATTTTAGAGtgtgttcacagaatcacaagaGATGGAATCAAAATATCGTAAGTTATTGTTGCTCAGCTGACCATGTGCCTGCTTTTACCTCATTTCCAGTATAAAGTTATATCTTGCATAGTACATTCAGTTACTGCATCTTATCTAAGGAATAGTAAATTTTTAAGATATACTTGCTTGATCTTTTGCAATTATAAAGTTCTTCAAAGAATTTCTAAGAAATTCTAACTATCACTGTGTTCAGTTCCCTGAATTCTTCAGCTGATTTAGAAGTACTGAAAACTAGTATTTCAGAACTTTAAATCTAAAGTTTTTTGTATCCATCAGTGAAAAAGGTACTAATTTTCACAATTAGCTCTTTCTACAGACTTCTGACTCCTTTAACAATCAAATACGTAAATAATTATGTTCAAAAGCAAATTACTTGTTTTGAACTAcctcataatttttatttcaaccTCTCTATGCTGAAACATCTTCCAGGAATGTCTGTGCTTATGACTGCTCACATTCGCTGTccagttttattttatgtattctCTGCATGCTCCTCGCCTCCACGATGTGGTGTTTTCCCGTAATGAGAGAAAATGCAGTGTTTATAAACAAATGGTGAAAGTGGATTACTTTCTCTTTAAAGTAAGGGAAATGCGAGAAGTAGTGAGTGTTTAcaacaaaaagcagaattaaaaagtGAGAATGTGACTTGCaaagttttctattttaaaatgtgataaGTACAGGGaacataattaaaatatgtgcatttatttgattcatctttttttaatatgttttctttataaatgTTTAAGCATACATATTTTACATAGCCTTTGGATTGCTTTTCATGTAAGTCAGTTAGGAACTAGAATGCATCAATTAGTCATTTTTCCCTTCCAGCAAATCTCTgtgaaagtaaaattattttttcttttcagctgcaGTAAACAAAATTTCCAAAAAAATAGATATGGATGTGTATAGGAAGAGAATGGAGATCATGCTTCAGTAAGTTGATATATACTTTTCTAAAGGACAATCATAACTGTTAatcacataaataaaataattttattataataGCATTTAAAgatagttattttaaaatactttatgcAAATTTACTTCAGCTTAATTTACGTGAAGGCCAGGAATTAAGTGAAAAAAGAAGTACAGTAAAAACACGGCACCATTAAAATTTTGAATACAGGGCCCAGTTATTTCCTCCAGAAGCAGATTTTTAAGCTGTCTCCCAAAACTATGCTACAAATGgttaagaaaaataacttttaaactCTCTTGTAAAACTTACTCTGATGTGTATTCTATTACTTATGTAGAAATTCTGCCTCTTTTGAAGTCAAAGGAATCCTTCCCTTCTTTATGACAAGATTGTTTTGCTAAAATACTTACTGTTACATGACACCCACTGTCATAATTTAGATTGGCATTTGTTAATTACATCTGAGTGCATTAAATAATAGTTGCTGAAAGGAACTCAGCTGATAAAGTGCCTTTGGAACCCCAGGGTTAATGGAAAAACCTAAGTTTGCTGTTTGGCTACATCTTACACTCGTGGATCTTTGCTTTAGGGATATGTTTGGAGAGGATTGTGTGAGTTCCAAAGATGGCTCTGTCCTGTGCATCACAGTTGATGGAAAGACTGCAAACATTTCGCTGGAGACTCGGGTATGTAGAGCAAAGCAGTTGCTTTTGTGTGCATTGTGTTTGGCAGAGATGAGTCTTCTGCCTAGCACACAGTGCTGCCCAGAATATCACGTACCCATTTGGTAAGGAGATGTTTTTGTGTTTGGTATCAAAACAGAGtgttcttaattaaaaaaatgctagCAATGTTTATGCAGCAAATGCAGTAAATTTGGAAGAAAACCCAGTATTTTTCAGCAGCTCTCTAATTGTATGAATAAATGAATAAGGAAAGATTGTAGAGGAGAAACTGAGTTAACTCACAATTttttagaaaatgcttttaaagcaTAGGCTCTGGTCTGAATAATTGAACAATCACAGAGTAGAAATGAtgttaataaattttttttctcattttgaatgTTGATTAACTTGCATGTTTGGGGTGAGCCTCTTTCTCTAGGAAGATTTGTTTTAGTAATAAATTAAGGCGTTCGGAGTTTTACTTTGTTGTAAGTGTCATCATGGGTGTGTGAACATCAGTGTGGAGACTCCTGAGTAGAGGTGCCTGTACCTCTGCAAGCAATGTGTGTGTTTTGCAGTATCAACCTCATACGGTGTGAATGAATTCCCAGATAAAATGAAATCTCCATGGACTGAATCTTGtgtgattttatttaattttgatttaatgTAATCTGCAGAACTTAATGCATTTTACACAGTGGTTTTGAAACAAATTATTAATCAGACATAAGACTCAAGATTAAGCTTCTTGTTCCTCAGCAGAATTTGCCTTCTCTGGACTGCTCTACATACTGGCAGACCACTGAAAAACATACAGTGCCGCTTTTGATAATTTTCATGactactttttcctttctccttgtgAGCACTCTTCAAGTGCTGCAAAGGAGCATGAAGTGCCCATTGTTCTAacattgttctttttttgctcCTAGACAGTTGACTGTGAGCCAGGAAGTGAAGACGATGAATCTCTTCGTGAAATGGTGGAACTGGCTGCACAGAGGCTTTATGATGCCCTCAGCCCAGTGTGCTGACCTCTGTAGATACCTAGGatgcctaaaaaaaaatcttttaagtgTTCAATTTAATTGGACTATTTTTTAAgagtaaataaattttttttttcttcatttagtCAAACGTATCAGCTCTGTGAATATGAAATGGCTGAGTTATTTCAAATAATGGATCAGCAACTCATACCAACTGTATTTGTGCATATAGATCTAATTAAATCAGGCAAAGTGTGCTtatgttcttttttcttatgTGCA
This DNA window, taken from Pseudopipra pipra isolate bDixPip1 chromosome 3, bDixPip1.hap1, whole genome shotgun sequence, encodes the following:
- the CPSF3 gene encoding cleavage and polyadenylation specificity factor subunit 3, translating into MSAKRKAEALIPAEESDQLLIRPLGAGQEVGRSCIILEFKGRKIMLDCGIHPGLEGMDALPYIDLIDPAEIDLLLISHFHLDHCGALPWFLQKTSFKGRTFMTHATKAIYRWLLSDYVKVSNISADDMLYTETDLEESMDKIETINFHEVKEVAGIKFWCYHAGHVLGAAMFMIEIAGVKLLYTGDFSRQEDRHLMAAEIPNIKPDILIIESTYGTHIHEKREEREARFCNTVHDIVNRGGRGLIPVFALGRAQELLLILDEYWQNHPELHDIPIYYASSLAKKCMAVYQTYVNAMNDKIRKQININNPFVFKHISNLKSMDHFDDIGPSVVMASPGMMQSGLSRELFESWCTDKRNGVIIAGYCVEGTLAKHIMSEPEEITTMSGQKLPLKMSVDYISFSAHTDYQQTSEFIRALKPPHVILVHGEQNEMARLKAALIREYEDNDEVHIEVHNPRNTEAVTLNFRGEKLAKVMGSLADKKPEQGQRISGILVKRNFNYHILSPCDLSNYTDLAMSTVTQTQAIPYTGPFNLLYYQLQKLTGDVEEIEIQQKPALKVFKSITVIQEPGMVVLEWVANPANDMYADTVTTVILEVQSNPKIQKAAVNKISKKIDMDVYRKRMEIMLQDMFGEDCVSSKDGSVLCITVDGKTANISLETRTVDCEPGSEDDESLREMVELAAQRLYDALSPVC